One Flavobacteriales bacterium DNA segment encodes these proteins:
- the rsfS gene encoding ribosome silencing factor, with product MAENKKLITSDILANAIVEGMKNLKAKDIVCLDLREIESSVCDYFVICHGTSNTHASAIADSVIEETLKDVKEKPWQKEGLTNGDWVLLDYGNVVVHIFQKETREYYNIEKLWGDAKIQLFKESA from the coding sequence ATGGCTGAAAACAAAAAATTAATTACTTCTGATATTCTTGCAAATGCAATAGTCGAAGGAATGAAAAACCTAAAAGCAAAAGATATAGTTTGTTTAGATTTAAGAGAAATTGAATCATCCGTTTGCGACTATTTCGTAATCTGTCATGGCACATCGAATACTCACGCATCAGCTATTGCAGATTCAGTTATTGAGGAAACGTTAAAAGACGTAAAAGAAAAACCTTGGCAAAAGGAAGGTCTGACGAATGGCGATTGGGTACTGCTTGATTATGGTAATGTCGTTGTTCATATTTTCCAAAAAGAGACAAGGGAGTACTATAATATTGAAAAATTATGGGGAGATGCTAAAATTCAACTCTTCAAAGAATCCGCTTAA